GTGTCTTCCAACGGATATTTCCTCCAGCTGAagcatctaacatcaatttggtttgggaTCTCAATCCTCCCAAAAACATGTTGAGAACAGTAGGCTCATCAAACCCATGAGTGGGTGTCTTTCTCAGTAGCCCTTTGAATCTGTCCCATGCTACTCAAAGTCTCATTAACATCCTGCTGAAAAGATGAAATCTCCTGTTTCCCTTTGTTAACCTTGGACTGTGGAAAGAATTTGTTGAGGAATTTTGCCACAACATCCTCCCAAGTAGTGAAACTATTTTCAGGGAAAGAGTTTAGCCACATCTTCGCATTACCTCCCAAGGAtaatggaaataagctgagcCTTATTGCCTCATCTGGCACTTGAtggatctttacagtgttgcaaatttcCAAGAAAGTTGCCAAATGATTATAAGGATTCTCGTGTGATAGACCATTGAATTGATTACTCTGCACCAGATGGatgagagcaggcttcatttccaTGTTCACAGCATTTACCCGTGGTCGAGCAATACTATTAAAGTGGAGCGGTCCTGCGAAAGTAGAGTAATCTTCCAAGGTGCGCCTTGCTTGTCTATCACCGTTGCCATTCATATCATCACCCATATCCCCCATTTCCTGATTAGCTGTGGAAGAGTTTGGTTGCTCAGAGATTACAAGTGCGGGAGAAATGTCTCTGGAAattctgttttctctccttcttcggCTATTGTTTCTTCTTGCTGTCTTTTCAACTTCAGGATCCAATAGAAGAGGTTCAACTGATGGTGTGCTTCTAGTACGAATTTTTCTCTGCATTCACTAGAAACAATAATACTAGAGCACAAGATTAACTTTAAGAtcactaaaacaaatttattcacagtataaagaatataaaaaataaagcctAAGTTGGTTAAGAATTACTCAACAGTAAAGTACTAACaccgagtccccggcagcggcgccaaaaacttgttaactctttggcaagtgtaccaaatcgttcaaagtaataaaccggtaagaccggatatcgtttcccaagagactcgtgtaatactttaaaaccgtataataagttaactaacttagactaagaataacatcattttggtatgattcaagtgtaataaaatttacattcataaatatgcgataaaatgaacgtcttagaggctaaaagattgaaaatggttgatggataatgaaacaatatggatgagatgttggagaatgattgtaattactacgctatcatgcaaatTCACATTGCTACTTCATCAATTGATTGCGTTTGTCAACCTTCCTACTATActtagacccaattccttggtagaaaaagcctagactcacttttgcagtcccaattccttggcaaccTAGAAAGTTTATCTGCATTACAATTAGAGGTTTATGACAACTAAAGGatcaagctccattcctagatacaatctcctataggtgttaattccagttcaagatccacacaatattttccaatatctagcaaatcttagaatcatgctatggttgatcaagtcacaacaagctttaagagaaggaaattaaacactcacaatcaaatggaagaagcttaaattcattaaaactcaagtgcatttacatgaaagtttcgtaactacatcattccccaacaaattgagattagttctccatagtcatggagaacttgagcttacaatggagaaaaatggaagaatgaggatccaaggaggaaggatggagagtttccactgcccaaaaccagctcccttaggttcgaaaatggtgttccaagcttCAGCCGCCAAGATTCTCCACCCTCAAttacagaatgctttaaatagatctagggttccaggtcagcagaggtcgcgcccgggcgcccctcctcagtcgcgcccaggcgcgaagctctcgcagaaggtcgcgcccgggcgccctctttctcgcgcccaggcgcggagctcgcgcagattgtcgcgcccgggcgccctcttggtcgcgcccgggcgccctcttggtcgcgcccaggcgcggagctcgcgcatatggtcgcgcccaggcgcccttttggtcgcgcccgggcgcgaggcttGCGCAGAAAATGTATCCTGCCTCCTTCTTCTTGGGCGCTTAGGCGTGAACTTCCTTTCCTGCTCCATCAGATCCTGCTTTTGAATCCTTTTCTTGCTCCCATTCTTGGTAAATACAGTACTTCTCTAACAGCTTGCAATTCgcctacaaatttgaggaattaatgatgaaaacttgtatgtaacgcttaagctagacttattcgcaaacttagataaaaagggaggattaaacatgtttcaagcttaaaaagggtagatttggtacaagacttggttcaaagataatggtaaaaattactGTTATCAGCGCCcaggcgcgacttttgctgatgtgtcagatctagcttatttaaccctaaaacgtgAAGGGGTTGGGATATTTGGCTGCCCAAACAtgatttctctcaattggagctcttggaggcaagctaggagctgtggaaacagtccttcttcaaccttgggtcttcctccttcttccatttccaccattgttgtaagcttgagctctccattcatggagagctagtttcattattgttgggggattgatgtagccactgaaatcttatgtaaaccactatgttttgaatgaatttatgcctctttcattgattgttagtgtttaattccttttcttaatgcttgttgtgaaattgctacccattacatgattttagggtttgcgtgatattggaaaatgttgggtaaatctggacttggattaaacacctaaaggaaatagtatctaggaatagagctaggacctttggttgtcttaagatctcaattcttaatgcagaaataattgttaggttttccaagggattggaacctaataaggaagtctaggctctctctaccaaggaattgggtttgagtaatttagtagattgacattggcatattaatgaagaggaagtgattttctatacataagagtgaagtaggtgaaatcatacccccaacaataccattccatgtcatttctaatctttccatttcctagtgtttgagtatctaagatcacttttatcaattatgtttcatgtttactttaattgcacaaaaacacaaattatgaagcattctttagtctaagttagctggaaattatacgattgtttggtgacacgagtctcttgggaaacgatatccggtcttaccggttttattacttagaacgatttggtacacttgccagaaaGTTAACAGGATACAACCTCAGTTCTAAGAGCAACCAAGACATAAAAGATTGCTACCCACTTGCAAAAGACTTTTTACTTGACAGCATGTCTGCACTGCACTATAATCCCTATTCTGTTGTAAACTCTACGACATCGGTTGTTCTCTAACCGAGACAATATGGTGTTTATCCTTCGGTTGTAAAGGTAACTAAGGCATATAgtaattaacaattttttcttttaatttatggaAGGTTTAAGtctcaatttgttttttgaCCTAGATAATAAGGAGTTATTGCTTCAGTTAAGTGAAGAATCGAGGCAATATCCTGTTTAAATTCCAGAAATCGCATTTCGTTGTTCATCTGCATAACACAAGGTCCTTTCCCCTGCATAAAAGTTGTGAAGACTTCTACCCACAGTCATACTAATTGTAGGAATTTACTATCCCCGTAACCTTCTAATACCAGAAACTTCATCACTTAGAAAGCACGTTTACCTGTAATTCCAAAACTTCTCATTGTTTCCATTGTTTAGGTCAGTGAACTGTCTTAACATCCTAACCATCTCACAATCTGGCCTTCcaatttttaaacatataaCTACTTCCAATGAACTAAAAGACTTGTTtcgataattttattttatcaatacctataaaagatgaaaaataagaaacattaataaaataagttttttaacaaTTACTTTACTGCTAAGCTATTTATACTGTTAACCATGCACgtgtttgataaatttgaacAGGCGTGAGTAAAAATTCATATCCACcaaacaaatatgaaataaatttaaacatataattggATTATATAAACGAGTGAGTAACGTTGAATAAATAAATTCGAgtaaaatagataattaattaGATAAAATCTAGAATTATATCCGTTCAGAGCTAAGGTTTTGCAATAAAATATCtgtcattttgttttgttactttttattaattatataaaattccaaaaaacattaagaaaaagaaaacgaaataaaaaaaatcgtaCATGTTCACATCCAACACGTTCTAAACATTGGCTGAGTTGTGTCCACAAATCTAGATATCGcttataacttttatatattttgtacgAATTAAGAATAATgacataaacataaaaaatttgttaacatCCAAACACGTTCTCCATATTGGGCGAGTTGTGTCCACAAATATTCACCCAAGAACTTAATTTAGAATATCTTAATTGAAGAAGAagctacatttttttttgaagaagctacatttaaaatgtttttttagcTTACTCTTAAATAATATAGAATTATCGAATATACCAAAAACATCACAAGCTAGAAAAATTGTCAAAATTACGAAGTAAATAACACCGGGACCAACACATGCAATAATATGGaaatgagaaaaacaaaatgcaatACTTGTAAAAATACAACCTACGATTCAAATTCTTGTGGCTATAAACATCCACGtgtaataaataagaatagCTCCACAAATAAAATCTCGTAAAAGACAGAAAAACGAGATACattgattttggtttttttttttcatgagatCATTATATACTGTTTCTCTACCATTCAAAATTCAATGAAAAGAAGATAAGGTTGGTATATTTTTGGGTATAAAGAGTGGTAGAACAGAGAGAGTgataaagagaagagaaatatgGCAACAGCAAAAGTAACTTCCGGTGGCATCACCGATGTGCCTGGAGCTGCCAACAGCGTGGTGATCGAAGAACTGGCTCGCTTCGCCGTTGACGATTACAACAAAAAGCAGAACGCACTTTTGGAGTTTGTGACAGTGATAAGTGCAAAGCAGCAGGTTGTGAGTGGGGTGTTGTATTACATAACCTTGGAGGTCAAAGATGGCGAAACCAAAAACGTGTACGAAACCAAAGTGTGGGTGAGAGAATGGTTGAACTCTAAGGAGGTGCTGGAATTCAACCTCGTCGACGATTCGACCAGAGAAGTAACAGGAGGTGGAGTCAGCGATGTTCCTCCCGACACCCCTCACATCGAGAGTCTCGCTCGCTTTGCCGTTGATCAATACAACAAAAACCAGGTTCTCTTTTATTgtgttcttcttccttttcttcattTCAGTGGGGAAACCATTATttcatgattgattttgttgatgACGCAGAATGCAAATTTGGAGTTTGTGAGGGTGATTGATGCAAAGGAACAGGTAGTGGAAGGGTTCTTATACTACCTAACTTTGGAAGCAAAAGATGGTGATAGTAAAAATGTGTATGAAGCGAAGGTGTGGGAGAGGTCATGGGTGAACTCCACCGAATTGCTCGAATTCAAGCCTGTCAATGATACTCTTTAATCCTCTTTCGTTCTCAGAATACCACTTTTCAAGACTACTTTACTATACGTGTATgctataaataaatgtaattcaTGTTACGTACCCACCATGTATTCGCATTTACTTAAACATGAACTCCGCTATAAATAAACGTTATAGTGTGTGTGTTAATTATGCAACATTTCTTAACTATTTTGTTATCAGGTTTTTTAATTGACTACAAAATTCCCAGGAAATATTTCATCACTAAATCTAGGTAGCCAAATAGAAAGATGTAATTCATCTCTACCTTTAGGAAGTTTTATTATCAATTCATCGTTAAACCTCTTAAGAATCGAAATGAGAAAGTTTTATACTCTCTAATTAATTTGTAACTATTCTTTGCTGTTTTGTTCTGAACCCTTAGATAATTCTTGCAATATTACTCTTACTCATTCCGAACAACGTTTTTATCATGAATTTCAAACCAATCCCTCACGTAACAATCTGCTTTCTAATCACtagcaaataatcgattataaaatttgttgtttttccaTTGTTATTTTTGTCAGTAATATCAAATGGTTAACTATCAAGatacttttgaaaataaaaaattgtactttaaataaaaaatataaaaaaggcAAAAACGCTTTAAATGTCCAAAAAAGTAATTCTTCAAGCATAGTCAAAACAatcttttaaacttttaaaacatAACTATATACTGTAAAAAAAGATAGTATTAATTAAGCATAATCCTATGCTGATTAGTTAGTAGTGCTAGTTTTGTGTTGTATATGCATACGACACTAAAACTATAAAcactaaattattaaatttggttttttGAAGGTTGTGCCAAAGTAGTATCATCTAAGTTGATGTTAATTTATCACTaatttttgtgttgattttttatttacagCGGTATAGTGTCAGTCAAATTGTCGttgatgtatttttattttaaagtttatttaatttagcaTTAATAGATagtaataactaatttaaataaaatttcatataacaTCTCcatgttgaaaaaaattaaatgcaaataaaaaaatcaacaaaaaattatGGTGAGTGAAAAAGGTGAATGTGGATGAAGAGATGAACGTAAAATAATCTATAcagttcctttttttttttgcttcatTAGAGTACATTGATTCGATGCCAATGAATCATAAAAAAGCTTACAAGTATCACTTACAATCCAAAACCTTTAAGTTTATGCAtcattttacttatatattggTTATCTTAATTGTTGTTATCAATGTAGAACTCCCAAATCACTTTAAATATGAACAATCTCTTATGCTCACCTGTGTAATGTTGCTGATAATCCACATAAATTCCTTCATAAATTGACAGTCACATCACAAACAGACTGGTGATAAACGGGAGAGTTGTATCCACGAATGCCTCGCTCATTAAAAAAGTATACAACCTATCTCATTCTCCTTCGCTGTTCTTATGCATATTTGAAACTTTTGCATTCACAAGACCACTTGAGATTTTGAGAAAATGTTTCCTACTATACCAAAGACATATCAATCATTATTACATGTTCTTATAGTCTATACTGGAATGCACGTATGAATATTTGGTCACAAAGCGCAAACCATTGTTCAAAATAATCCTAAAAGCTTACTCGTTGGTAGTTATTTTAACGTGTTAATAAACAGTCCTATTTTATAGGATTGACGGGGTGTAGTTATAGGCTTAGTTTTTGCCTAAATTAGtctattttgttattgttattatattttgagaGTATAAGGTTTATAAAGCTATTTTCGTATGATTCAATCTTTTCACATATTCAATGTGCTACAtgtgtttatttattaaaacttaacATTTGGTACGAGAGTTCCGCAAGGAGCCTGATCCAGGGTGAGTAAAGATAGCATCAAGATTTAGAGTGCAACGCTGAATACAATGAGTGTAAAGTCATGACTACCTCAGATAAATTTGTCCAACCAGCCATTCCAAGGTTTGATGAACATTATGATTTTTGATCCATTACTATGGAAAATTTTCTGCGTATATGAAGgtgaataattttttgtttaaagcTATTGATTGAGAAATCTTGAAACAATGTTAAACAAAAGCACGTCACAGACAATCCAGAAATCAAtgtaattaacaaaaatatcagGGATTAACTATGGTCAAATGTGCTCAACTTCAAACACTTCAACATGAGTTCGAACTACTGGCGTTTGTGAGAGTGATAAGTGCAAAGCAGAATGCAGTGGTGGAGTTTGTGAGAGTGATAAGTGCAAAGCAGCAAGTGGTTGCAGGGATTTTGTACTACATAACGTTGGAGGCAAATGATGGTGAAACAAAAAAGGTGTACGAAACAAAGGTGTTGGAGAGGGCATGGTTGAACTTGAAGGAGGTGAAGGAATTCAAGCCAGTTGTTCTTAACCCTGTTTCATATTCGGTCTAGCACTTCTTGGCGgtaatttcacatcacaaaAATGGATTAGTTTcttcaactttcttttgccAAATTTTGTTGTATGATGAATTTCTTGAATCTGTCTTTCATGGTTTTTCAGGTTACAGAAAATTGCATCTTCTTAGCTTGTCCAAGGGATTCTCCATATGTATTCAATAAATGTGGCTGTTGTTCTTCAAAGGGGTGTGCATGTTAAGGAATCCTATTTCAACAATTACTACAAATGGAAGTTATTATTGATTATGTATTTGCGTGTGTTATATATGAAATGATTATATAGTTTAAAGTTTGTTCCTACAAGAATAATAACGTATATCATGAATGATTTAATCACTGATTATGTATTTCTGTGTGTTttgcataaaataattatagtttattatatatatatatatatatatatatatatatattaaaaaataacaataaatatgttatttattaa
This window of the Vigna angularis cultivar LongXiaoDou No.4 chromosome 7, ASM1680809v1, whole genome shotgun sequence genome carries:
- the LOC108338177 gene encoding cysteine proteinase inhibitor isoform X1, with product MANLGGLTDIVGAENSIDIQSLARFAVDDYNKKQNAVVEFVRVISAKQQVVAGILYYITLEANDGETKKVYETKVLERAWLNLKEVKEFKPVVLNPVSYSV
- the LOC108338176 gene encoding multicystatin, translated to MATAKVTSGGITDVPGAANSVVIEELARFAVDDYNKKQNALLEFVTVISAKQQVVSGVLYYITLEVKDGETKNVYETKVWVREWLNSKEVLEFNLVDDSTREVTGGGVSDVPPDTPHIESLARFAVDQYNKNQNANLEFVRVIDAKEQVVEGFLYYLTLEAKDGDSKNVYEAKVWERSWVNSTELLEFKPVNDTL